The Aggregicoccus sp. 17bor-14 genome window below encodes:
- a CDS encoding pyridoxal phosphate-dependent aminotransferase: MALELAPLLGAARDEAPVSTMARGLVGSEILKIAGEIRELVAQGKEVCNLTVGDFSPKEFPIPAQLGQQIAQALQAGETNYPPSDGVLALRQSVQRFYARALGLQYPLEGVVIAGGARPIIYALFRAVLDAGDTVVFPVPSWNNNHYAHMLGAKSVVVPTDPEHGFMPTLKQLAPHLPTARLLCLCSPLNPTGTMISAEGLKEISEAVVAENRARAKDGRRPLIVMYDQIYWVLAFGRAKHVTPIELVPEMAPYTVFVDGISKAFAATGVRVGWGIGPPALISRMRDILGHVGAWAPKAEQVAVARYLDDEKATAEFLQAMRQQVDARLEALYQGFDAMRARGLPVRAIAPQGAIYLSVQFDLVGKPGLPTNDAVRKLLLEKARFAVVPFQAFGLKDESGWFRLSVGAASLQEIQDALPRVQAALEGALGT; this comes from the coding sequence ATGGCTCTCGAGCTTGCCCCCCTCCTCGGCGCGGCGCGCGATGAAGCGCCCGTCAGCACCATGGCCCGCGGTCTCGTCGGCAGCGAGATCCTGAAAATCGCCGGAGAGATCCGCGAGCTGGTGGCCCAGGGCAAAGAGGTGTGCAACCTCACGGTGGGCGACTTCAGCCCCAAGGAGTTCCCCATCCCGGCGCAGCTGGGGCAGCAGATCGCCCAGGCGCTGCAGGCGGGCGAGACGAACTACCCGCCCAGCGACGGCGTGCTCGCGCTGCGCCAGAGCGTGCAGCGCTTCTACGCGCGCGCGCTCGGGCTGCAGTACCCGCTGGAGGGCGTGGTCATCGCGGGCGGCGCGCGGCCCATCATCTACGCCCTCTTCCGCGCGGTGCTGGACGCGGGCGACACCGTGGTGTTCCCGGTGCCCAGCTGGAACAACAACCACTACGCGCACATGCTCGGCGCGAAGAGCGTGGTGGTGCCCACCGACCCCGAGCACGGCTTCATGCCCACGCTGAAGCAGCTCGCGCCGCACCTGCCCACCGCGCGCCTGCTCTGCCTGTGCAGCCCGCTCAACCCCACCGGCACGATGATCTCCGCGGAGGGCCTGAAGGAGATCAGCGAGGCCGTGGTGGCGGAGAACCGCGCGCGCGCGAAGGACGGGCGGCGCCCGCTCATCGTCATGTACGACCAGATCTACTGGGTGCTCGCGTTCGGGCGCGCGAAGCACGTGACGCCCATCGAGCTGGTGCCGGAGATGGCCCCGTACACCGTCTTCGTGGACGGCATCTCCAAGGCCTTCGCGGCCACGGGCGTGCGCGTGGGCTGGGGCATCGGGCCGCCCGCGCTCATCAGCCGCATGCGCGACATCCTCGGCCACGTGGGCGCCTGGGCGCCCAAGGCCGAGCAGGTCGCCGTGGCGCGCTACCTGGACGACGAGAAGGCCACCGCGGAGTTCCTCCAGGCGATGCGCCAGCAGGTGGACGCGCGGCTCGAGGCGCTCTACCAGGGCTTCGACGCCATGCGCGCGCGCGGCCTGCCGGTGCGCGCCATCGCGCCGCAAGGGGCCATCTACCTCTCGGTGCAGTTCGACCTGGTGGGCAAGCCCGGCCTGCCCACCAACGACGCCGTGCGCAAGCTGCTGCTGGAGAAGGCGCGCTTCGCCGTGGTGCCCTTCCAGGCCTTCGGGCTGAAGGACGAGTCGGGCTGGTTCCGCCTCTCGGTGGGCGCCGCGTCGCTCCAGGAGATCCAGGACGCGCTGCCCCGCGTGCAGGCGGCGCTCGAGGGCGCGCTGGGCACGTAG
- a CDS encoding chaperonin, with amino-acid sequence MAKATRNGQAVAVKRQGRRVMPKVQARRAAPAAKPVRLTLGDLVAAAFEAAGNEVRGAARILSSNDLACAIQKRIVLV; translated from the coding sequence ATGGCGAAGGCGACTCGGAACGGGCAGGCGGTGGCGGTGAAGCGGCAGGGTCGGCGGGTGATGCCCAAGGTGCAGGCGCGCCGCGCGGCGCCCGCAGCCAAGCCCGTGCGCCTCACGCTCGGTGACCTGGTGGCGGCGGCCTTCGAGGCGGCGGGCAACGAGGTGCGCGGCGCGGCCCGCATCCTGTCCAGCAACGACCTGGCCTGCGCCATCCAGAAGCGCATCGTGCTGGTCTGA
- a CDS encoding ABA4-like family protein, producing MQALFEISSLAVLPFWALMILLPRARLTERVMRAPWAPALLALLYAVLVLPRAGALLPLLARPQLPPVAALLGTPEGATIGWVHFLAFDLFVGRWAYLDARERGVSPWLMAPVLLLTLMMGPLGLLAYLGLRALLAPRTAAVAEVRP from the coding sequence ATGCAGGCCCTCTTCGAAATCTCGTCCCTGGCGGTGCTGCCCTTCTGGGCGCTGATGATCCTGCTGCCGCGCGCGCGGCTGACGGAGCGCGTGATGCGCGCGCCGTGGGCCCCCGCGCTGCTCGCGCTGCTCTACGCCGTGCTCGTGCTGCCGCGCGCGGGCGCGCTCTTGCCCCTGCTCGCGCGCCCCCAGCTGCCCCCGGTGGCGGCGCTGCTGGGCACGCCCGAGGGCGCGACCATCGGCTGGGTGCACTTCCTCGCCTTCGACCTCTTCGTGGGGCGCTGGGCCTACCTCGACGCCCGCGAGCGGGGCGTGAGCCCGTGGCTGATGGCGCCGGTGCTGCTGCTCACGCTGATGATGGGGCCGCTGGGGCTGCTCGCGTACCTCGGCCTGCGCGCGCTGCTCGCTCCGAGGACGGCGGCGGTGGCGGAGGTGCGGCCATGA